Proteins found in one Fulvitalea axinellae genomic segment:
- the cobA gene encoding uroporphyrinogen-III C-methyltransferase produces MIREPKLTLVGAGPGDPELLTLKAVRILADADVVLYDALINPEILGHINKGAERIFAGKRCGNHYMTQDRINETIVQKALEGKHVVRLKCGDPFVFGRGHEELEAANERGIPTEVVLGVSSVSLPGLYGVPLTRRGVNESYWVVTAVTKNGEVSNDLRLAAQSSATVVILMGLKRITEIMDIFVTQGKAMTPAAVIGKGSHPDGEIVSGNVATLAEKVKNSEIPAPAMIVVGEVARNASEVPLDGLYDDYLIESKSTAYG; encoded by the coding sequence ATGATACGAGAACCGAAATTGACACTGGTAGGCGCCGGCCCCGGCGATCCGGAACTGTTGACGCTCAAGGCCGTTAGGATTTTGGCCGACGCCGATGTGGTATTGTACGACGCGCTGATCAACCCCGAAATATTGGGGCATATAAACAAAGGAGCCGAGCGGATTTTCGCAGGAAAGCGTTGTGGAAACCATTATATGACGCAAGACCGCATTAACGAAACCATCGTGCAAAAGGCCCTGGAGGGCAAGCATGTGGTAAGGCTCAAATGCGGTGATCCTTTCGTATTCGGAAGGGGGCATGAGGAATTGGAAGCTGCGAACGAACGCGGTATTCCCACCGAAGTGGTGCTTGGGGTTTCAAGCGTAAGCCTTCCCGGCCTTTACGGCGTACCGTTGACTAGGCGTGGTGTAAACGAAAGCTATTGGGTAGTAACGGCCGTGACCAAAAACGGCGAGGTTTCGAACGATTTGCGTTTGGCCGCGCAGTCCAGCGCGACGGTGGTTATCCTGATGGGATTGAAAAGAATAACCGAAATCATGGACATCTTCGTGACGCAGGGCAAGGCGATGACACCGGCGGCCGTAATCGGAAAAGGCTCGCATCCTGACGGAGAGATTGTCTCCGGCAATGTGGCCACGCTCGCCGAAAAGGTTAAGAACTCCGAAATTCCCGCCCCGGCAATGATCGTAGTGGGAGAAGTGGCCCGAAACGCTTCCGAAGTGCCTTTGGACGGCCTTTATGACGATTATCTCATTGAATCAAAATCTACGGCTTATGGCTGA
- a CDS encoding HEPN domain-containing protein, whose product MSQISEVAKRDIQQLRQRIVQFEKGEVPEERFKAFRLTRGVYGQRQTGVHMFRIKVPYGRLNAEQLRVLADLSDKNSNGKLHATTRQNFQMHYVKLQDTPAMWEALEEVGVTTKEACGNTVRTVTASPYAGIDPKEPFDVSPYADAVTQFFLRNPICQDMGRKVKMAFSAHDDDSAFTYIHDFGMIPRVRVQDGKEERGFRVLIGGGLGAQAMMAVEAFDFLPEDELIPFIEAGLRVFDRYGERKRREKARMKFLLDPKRGIGAEEFLRLVEEERKALSAHTFKVETNHPKYDYRAPIKRVPYEFPNNKDKFEAWRKENVFEQKQTGFFAVKVRLRLGNLTSDQARKVADIVESATLNDFRVTINQGLLLRFATEEALPFIFNRLNEAGLADIGFGTLADITACPGTDTCNLGVTNSTDISLVLEDLLRERYPSLSLSDRIHIKISGCMNSCGQHMVADIGFHGSSIRASGKVVPALQVVMGGGVEEDGKAFIAEKIIKLPTKRIPKALTKVLDNYLAEAEEGESFKSYYYKKGKKYFYELLKPLALTTDLKPEEYMDWGTEVSFKPEVGVGECAGVSFDLVSTIVGDSEDRLELAGEGLEDGVWADSIYNSYSSMVIAAKALLLGADIETNTHRKLIKQFVEAFEDTDLLKVEGGFEEFVLRINKQEPSEEFANLYYNDARNFLAKVKDFRAEQAKKEKAEEEKLVVDKFYRA is encoded by the coding sequence ATGAGCCAGATTTCAGAGGTAGCCAAAAGAGACATCCAACAGTTGCGCCAGCGCATTGTCCAGTTTGAGAAAGGGGAGGTGCCGGAAGAGCGTTTCAAGGCTTTCCGTCTGACCCGCGGGGTATACGGACAGCGCCAGACAGGCGTCCACATGTTCCGGATCAAAGTGCCTTACGGCCGTCTGAACGCCGAGCAGTTGCGTGTGTTGGCGGATCTTTCCGACAAAAACTCAAACGGAAAACTCCACGCCACCACTCGCCAAAACTTCCAGATGCACTACGTGAAGTTGCAGGATACTCCCGCTATGTGGGAAGCTTTGGAAGAAGTGGGAGTGACTACCAAAGAAGCTTGTGGTAATACCGTACGTACCGTTACGGCTAGCCCGTACGCCGGAATTGACCCGAAAGAGCCTTTTGATGTTTCGCCTTACGCCGACGCCGTTACCCAGTTTTTCCTGCGCAACCCGATCTGCCAAGATATGGGACGAAAGGTCAAGATGGCGTTCTCCGCTCATGACGATGATTCCGCCTTTACGTACATCCACGATTTCGGAATGATTCCTCGCGTTCGTGTACAGGACGGGAAAGAGGAACGCGGTTTCCGCGTATTGATCGGTGGAGGGCTGGGTGCCCAAGCGATGATGGCTGTGGAGGCTTTCGATTTCTTGCCTGAAGATGAGCTGATTCCGTTTATCGAAGCTGGGCTGCGGGTGTTTGACCGCTACGGCGAGCGTAAGCGTAGGGAGAAAGCCCGTATGAAATTCTTGCTTGATCCGAAAAGGGGAATCGGTGCCGAAGAGTTTTTGAGATTGGTGGAAGAAGAACGCAAGGCTCTGTCGGCCCATACATTCAAGGTGGAAACTAACCACCCGAAATATGATTACCGGGCGCCGATTAAGCGAGTTCCTTACGAGTTCCCGAACAATAAGGACAAGTTCGAGGCTTGGAGAAAAGAAAACGTATTTGAGCAGAAGCAGACAGGCTTTTTCGCCGTAAAGGTTCGCTTGCGTTTGGGTAACCTTACCTCTGACCAAGCCCGCAAAGTCGCTGATATCGTAGAGTCCGCTACGCTTAACGATTTCCGTGTGACGATAAACCAAGGCTTGTTACTCCGTTTCGCTACAGAGGAGGCTTTGCCTTTCATATTCAACAGGTTGAACGAAGCCGGTTTGGCCGATATTGGTTTCGGGACGTTGGCGGATATCACCGCTTGCCCGGGCACCGATACCTGCAACTTGGGTGTGACAAACAGTACCGATATCAGCTTGGTGTTGGAAGATTTGTTGCGTGAGCGTTACCCTAGCCTGTCTTTGAGTGATCGGATCCATATCAAGATCAGCGGTTGCATGAACTCGTGCGGACAGCACATGGTGGCCGATATCGGATTCCACGGTAGTTCGATCAGAGCTTCGGGCAAAGTGGTGCCGGCGCTTCAGGTAGTGATGGGCGGTGGCGTAGAGGAAGACGGCAAGGCGTTTATAGCCGAGAAAATTATCAAGCTTCCGACCAAGCGTATCCCCAAGGCTTTGACAAAGGTATTGGATAACTATTTGGCGGAAGCCGAAGAAGGTGAGAGCTTCAAGTCTTATTATTATAAAAAAGGCAAAAAGTATTTCTACGAATTGCTGAAGCCTTTGGCCCTGACTACTGACCTGAAACCCGAGGAATACATGGACTGGGGAACCGAGGTCTCGTTTAAGCCGGAAGTGGGCGTAGGCGAATGTGCCGGCGTAAGCTTCGATCTGGTATCGACGATTGTCGGTGATTCGGAAGACCGTTTGGAGCTTGCCGGTGAAGGTCTGGAAGACGGCGTTTGGGCTGATTCCATCTATAACAGCTATTCTTCGATGGTTATCGCCGCAAAGGCTTTGTTACTTGGCGCCGATATCGAAACGAATACACACCGCAAGTTGATCAAGCAATTTGTGGAGGCTTTTGAAGATACGGATTTGTTGAAAGTTGAAGGCGGTTTTGAAGAGTTTGTCTTGAGAATCAATAAACAGGAGCCTTCGGAAGAATTCGCGAATCTTTATTACAACGATGCCCGAAACTTCTTGGCTAAGGTAAAAGATTTCCGTGCCGAACAAGCCAAGAAAGAGAAAGCGGAAGAGGAGAAATTGGTAGTGGACAAATTCTATAGGGCCTAA
- the greA gene encoding transcription elongation factor GreA has protein sequence MAKLSYYTEEGLKKLKDELQHLKTKGRSKIAAEIAEARDKGDLSENAEYDAAKEAQGLLEMKIAQLENTIANARVIREGDVDTSKVSMLTKVTIKNVKIGKTVSYTLVAEEEADLKAGKISIKSPIAKGLLGKKVGELATVQAPAGSIEFEILEIGI, from the coding sequence ATGGCTAAACTATCATACTACACGGAAGAAGGTCTCAAGAAGCTTAAAGACGAGTTGCAACACCTTAAGACTAAGGGAAGAAGCAAAATCGCCGCTGAAATCGCTGAGGCGAGAGACAAAGGCGACTTGAGCGAAAACGCAGAATATGATGCGGCTAAAGAAGCCCAAGGCTTGTTGGAAATGAAGATCGCTCAGTTGGAGAACACGATCGCCAACGCAAGGGTAATCCGTGAAGGCGACGTGGACACTTCAAAAGTGTCGATGTTGACTAAAGTGACAATCAAAAACGTTAAAATCGGCAAAACGGTTTCTTACACTTTGGTAGCGGAGGAAGAAGCGGATTTGAAAGCGGGAAAAATCTCGATCAAGTCGCCGATCGCCAAAGGCCTGCTGGGCAAGAAAGTGGGGGAATTAGCGACAGTTCAGGCTCCTGCCGGAAGTATTGAATTCGAAATTCTCGAAATCGGAATCTGA
- a CDS encoding TlpA family protein disulfide reductase: MKKIILACMSLFAFIACQPPAPQGKEGFAIVKGKILSGDIKEVRFEYINDNPITRKGISHIAKVDSASNFQIEIPVNGLATGRIRSGNFHHDICLMSKDNFSISIDADTIQFTGRGAEKNNFMYELEKAKLWNRNFYAPSNNGKLNLEEFLPKMEELKKKRLDFLSAYPNKAKLSEEFQSFFKIDTQVKFENIVCNYPRRYSYSAKKPLDSLDIPEAYTTIGLLSNRIHDDKIQSKDYIGDLRNYLFQKRKDVMKADTSLSYDEAWDVLVYDSIKGKSQEYLMAAIINSRYDFGQPDSVTLDKFMKMKTDSLSLKTVLAAKNKHEEKQALIGQPLHAEFAETIVIDTAGVEHKFGDIMAQHAGKAVYLDIWSLGCGPCRVAMPYSKILKEKLDGLPVSFVYLTLDQCKGDNCEKVWKNVFDLTKTKHNQFRVKEGFNNRLYRHMNVNWVPVYMIFDKEGKLVDYDAPRPSRAVEKGETELEKQLRKLANEGEPA, encoded by the coding sequence ATGAAAAAAATCATTTTGGCCTGCATGTCGCTTTTCGCGTTTATCGCCTGCCAGCCTCCCGCTCCCCAAGGCAAGGAAGGCTTCGCTATCGTCAAAGGCAAGATCCTTTCGGGCGACATTAAAGAGGTACGGTTCGAATACATCAATGACAACCCGATTACCCGAAAGGGAATTTCGCATATCGCAAAAGTTGATAGCGCTTCGAACTTTCAGATCGAGATTCCCGTCAATGGCTTAGCTACTGGACGTATCCGCTCAGGAAATTTCCATCATGACATCTGCCTAATGTCGAAAGATAATTTCAGTATCAGCATCGACGCCGACACTATCCAGTTTACTGGCAGGGGAGCGGAAAAAAACAACTTTATGTATGAGCTTGAAAAGGCTAAACTTTGGAACCGAAACTTCTATGCTCCAAGCAACAATGGCAAGCTCAACTTGGAAGAGTTTTTACCGAAAATGGAAGAGCTAAAGAAGAAAAGGCTCGACTTCCTTAGCGCATACCCCAACAAAGCCAAGCTAAGTGAAGAGTTTCAAAGTTTTTTCAAGATTGATACCCAAGTCAAATTCGAAAATATCGTTTGCAATTACCCAAGGCGCTATTCTTATTCCGCTAAGAAACCTTTGGATTCGCTAGATATCCCGGAGGCTTACACTACTATCGGGCTTTTGAGCAATAGGATTCATGACGACAAAATCCAATCGAAAGACTACATTGGCGATCTCCGTAATTATCTTTTCCAAAAGAGAAAGGATGTCATGAAAGCCGACACTTCCTTAAGCTATGATGAGGCATGGGATGTCTTGGTCTACGACTCCATCAAAGGGAAATCCCAAGAGTACCTTATGGCCGCCATTATCAACTCTAGATATGACTTTGGCCAACCTGATAGCGTGACACTTGATAAATTCATGAAAATGAAAACTGATTCGCTATCACTGAAAACCGTATTGGCGGCAAAAAACAAACATGAGGAAAAACAAGCCCTGATCGGTCAACCTCTACACGCCGAATTTGCAGAAACTATTGTAATAGATACCGCTGGCGTTGAGCATAAATTCGGTGACATAATGGCCCAACATGCCGGCAAAGCCGTGTACTTGGATATTTGGTCATTAGGGTGCGGGCCGTGCCGTGTTGCTATGCCTTACTCCAAAATACTCAAAGAAAAACTAGATGGTTTGCCTGTTTCATTCGTGTACCTGACACTGGACCAATGTAAAGGTGACAATTGTGAAAAAGTATGGAAGAACGTATTCGACCTTACCAAAACAAAGCATAACCAATTTCGGGTAAAAGAAGGCTTCAACAACCGCCTTTACAGACACATGAATGTCAACTGGGTTCCCGTCTATATGATCTTTGACAAAGAAGGAAAACTTGTGGACTATGACGCCCCTAGACCTTCTAGGGCTGTAGAAAAAGGCGAAACAGAACTTGAGAAACAACTCAGGAAGCTAGCCAACGAAGGCGAACCGGCCTAA
- a CDS encoding 2-hydroxyacid dehydrogenase: MQRILIIDKMHDSICPLLEEAGFQPDYKPGISRAEILETVGEYEGMIVRSKTPIDKELIDKATKLEFVARAGAGVDQLDVEALDARGIKILNAPEGNRDAVGEHALGALLCLFNNIIQSDRMVREGLWDREGNRGVELKGMTVGIIGYGNMGRAFAQRLLGFECDVLAYDRYKVSYGDAFAKESSLEEIFEKADVLSLHTPLTEITRDMVDAEFLSKFKKPFYFVNLARGEVAMMKPLNDALDQGRMKGAVLDVLENEKFKTFTSDQQAEFGKLSARNNVVFTPHVGGWTFESYARINEVLVKKIKRLYAEG; the protein is encoded by the coding sequence ATGCAGAGAATATTGATCATAGACAAGATGCACGATAGCATCTGTCCTTTATTGGAAGAAGCGGGGTTTCAGCCGGACTATAAGCCGGGAATTAGCAGAGCTGAGATTCTGGAGACGGTTGGGGAATATGAAGGGATGATTGTCCGTAGCAAAACCCCGATTGATAAGGAGCTAATTGATAAAGCCACCAAGCTTGAGTTTGTGGCAAGGGCGGGAGCCGGAGTGGACCAGCTTGATGTGGAGGCTTTGGATGCTCGCGGAATAAAGATTTTGAACGCTCCGGAAGGAAATCGGGATGCGGTGGGAGAGCATGCGCTGGGAGCGTTGCTTTGCCTGTTCAATAATATCATACAATCCGACAGAATGGTGCGCGAAGGCCTTTGGGACCGTGAAGGGAACAGGGGAGTTGAGCTTAAAGGCATGACCGTCGGAATTATCGGTTACGGAAATATGGGCAGGGCTTTCGCCCAAAGGTTGTTGGGCTTCGAGTGTGACGTTTTGGCATATGACCGCTATAAGGTGTCATACGGAGACGCTTTCGCAAAGGAATCGTCACTGGAGGAAATCTTCGAGAAAGCGGACGTGCTGAGTTTGCATACTCCTTTGACAGAGATCACTAGGGACATGGTTGACGCGGAGTTTTTGTCAAAGTTCAAAAAGCCCTTTTATTTCGTGAACTTGGCCAGAGGCGAAGTGGCGATGATGAAACCGCTGAACGACGCTCTGGATCAAGGCCGAATGAAAGGTGCCGTGTTGGACGTGTTGGAAAACGAAAAATTCAAAACTTTCACCTCCGACCAACAAGCCGAATTCGGCAAATTGAGCGCCAGGAACAACGTTGTTTTCACACCTCATGTTGGCGGTTGGACATTCGAGTCTTACGCAAGAATTAACGAAGTCTTGGTGAAAAAAATCAAAAGACTCTACGCGGAGGGCTAA
- the dnaN gene encoding DNA polymerase III subunit beta → MKFIVSSSALLKQLTQINGAITTNPIVPVLENFLFEIDGEAGTLTITASDLQTSMITVMDVEAKESGNIAVPAKILLDTLKNLPEQPVTFSIEEETYSIELNSENGRYKLAGENATDFPQPAALENSQSVTFSSDALSRAINNTIFAVSNDDLRPSMTGVYMSIGEEGATMVATDGHRLVRYKRDDINAGYSEAIIIPKKSLTLLRSTLPSEDIDVKIEFNDSNAHFEFGGMRLICRLIDEKFPDYENVIPLSNDNLVELSRLDLLSTLKRIAIYANKTTNQVRLSITGSQIQVSAEDLEFSNEATESLTCNHDGQDIEIGFNAKLLIEMLNNLENETITVKLSQPNKAALIIPSEIEDNEDILTLIMPVMLNSYHA, encoded by the coding sequence ATGAAATTCATTGTTTCGTCATCAGCCCTCCTGAAACAGCTTACACAAATCAACGGGGCCATTACCACCAACCCAATCGTTCCGGTATTGGAGAACTTCCTTTTCGAAATCGACGGCGAAGCTGGAACCCTCACCATCACTGCTTCGGATTTGCAAACCTCGATGATCACTGTCATGGACGTTGAGGCAAAAGAGAGTGGAAACATCGCCGTTCCCGCCAAAATCCTCCTTGACACGCTCAAAAACCTGCCTGAGCAACCCGTAACTTTCTCGATTGAGGAAGAAACTTACAGCATTGAGCTTAATTCTGAAAACGGTCGTTATAAACTGGCCGGAGAAAACGCTACAGATTTCCCTCAGCCCGCCGCGCTTGAGAACAGTCAGTCAGTGACATTCTCGTCAGACGCGCTTTCGAGAGCCATCAACAACACCATCTTCGCAGTAAGCAACGACGACCTTCGTCCTTCGATGACTGGCGTATATATGAGTATCGGCGAGGAAGGAGCCACAATGGTAGCCACCGACGGTCACCGCCTTGTTCGTTACAAGCGAGACGACATAAATGCCGGTTACAGCGAAGCGATTATTATCCCGAAAAAGTCGCTTACCCTGCTCCGCTCAACATTGCCTTCTGAGGACATAGACGTTAAAATCGAATTCAATGACTCTAACGCCCATTTCGAATTCGGAGGCATGAGACTTATCTGTCGTTTGATTGACGAAAAGTTCCCGGATTATGAGAACGTAATTCCGCTTAGCAACGACAATCTCGTCGAATTAAGTCGCCTTGACTTGCTTAGTACGTTGAAGCGTATCGCTATTTACGCCAACAAAACCACTAACCAAGTCCGCCTAAGCATCACCGGCAGTCAGATCCAGGTTTCGGCGGAAGACCTTGAATTCTCCAACGAAGCGACCGAAAGCCTTACATGCAACCATGACGGCCAAGATATCGAAATCGGCTTCAATGCCAAGCTGTTGATCGAAATGCTCAACAACCTTGAAAACGAAACCATTACGGTCAAGCTGTCACAACCGAACAAGGCTGCGCTGATTATTCCTTCGGAAATCGAGGACAATGAAGATATTCTGACGCTGATTATGCCTGTAATGCTGAATAGCTACCACGCCTAA
- a CDS encoding alpha-amylase family glycosyl hydrolase, with translation MKKAFWLLLIALVGFASCKTRTTVIKEHTAIDSVVYHGHEPSWSKNLGMYEVNIRQYTPEGTFKAFAQHVPRLKDLGVGIVWFMPVQPIGKVNRKGSLGSYYSIQDYSAINPEFGTLDEFRNLVKQIHDEGMYVILDWVANHTSWDHEMIDAHPNWFERDSLGNLKPPVPDWTDVVSLNYENPELRQWMIDEMKFWIEECDVDGFRCDYAGGVAVDFWEECRKQLNEIKHVFMLAEWEDPKYVKEAFDLDYGWEFHHIMNTHAKGRATKIEWNMQGKGDVETQTLDSVANYFVRYRERYPQSAYQLNFITNHDENSWAGTVFERYGDAVSTYATMTFTVPGMPLLYSGQEAGLNKRLRFFDKDTINWGDYKYQKFYKKLFQAKKENVALWNGAYGGEFKRVHTSLPDQVFAYSRAKNNNTVLTVLNFSPEQQTVQLKNGPRGDFKEIFTERTEELKHDNPIVIGPWGYKVFVRNE, from the coding sequence ATGAAAAAAGCGTTTTGGTTACTACTAATTGCCTTGGTGGGCTTCGCTTCTTGCAAAACCCGCACAACGGTAATCAAAGAACATACCGCCATAGACTCGGTCGTTTATCACGGACATGAGCCGAGCTGGAGCAAAAACCTGGGAATGTACGAAGTGAATATACGCCAATACACGCCCGAAGGCACATTCAAGGCTTTTGCCCAACATGTGCCAAGGCTGAAGGACCTTGGCGTCGGGATCGTGTGGTTTATGCCCGTGCAACCAATCGGAAAAGTGAACAGGAAAGGATCGTTAGGCAGCTATTATTCTATTCAGGATTATTCGGCCATCAATCCCGAATTCGGAACTTTGGACGAATTCCGTAATCTTGTCAAGCAAATACATGACGAAGGAATGTATGTCATACTCGACTGGGTGGCTAACCACACTTCTTGGGATCATGAAATGATAGACGCACACCCGAATTGGTTTGAACGCGACAGCCTCGGAAACCTGAAACCTCCTGTACCCGATTGGACGGATGTCGTTTCGCTAAACTATGAGAACCCAGAACTCCGCCAATGGATGATTGACGAAATGAAATTCTGGATCGAAGAGTGTGACGTGGACGGGTTCCGTTGCGATTATGCCGGCGGTGTGGCCGTAGACTTTTGGGAAGAATGCCGTAAGCAACTGAACGAGATCAAACACGTGTTTATGCTTGCGGAATGGGAAGATCCGAAATATGTTAAGGAAGCGTTCGATTTGGACTACGGCTGGGAGTTCCACCACATCATGAACACGCACGCCAAAGGCCGGGCAACCAAGATAGAATGGAATATGCAAGGCAAAGGCGATGTAGAAACGCAAACACTGGACAGCGTAGCCAACTACTTTGTCAGATACCGGGAAAGGTATCCCCAATCCGCCTATCAGTTAAATTTTATCACAAACCACGATGAAAACAGCTGGGCCGGCACTGTATTCGAACGTTATGGAGACGCCGTATCAACCTACGCCACAATGACATTTACTGTCCCTGGCATGCCGTTGCTTTATTCTGGACAAGAAGCGGGACTCAACAAAAGGCTCCGTTTTTTCGACAAAGACACTATAAATTGGGGGGATTATAAGTATCAGAAATTTTACAAAAAGCTATTTCAGGCCAAAAAGGAAAATGTCGCCTTGTGGAACGGCGCTTATGGCGGAGAGTTTAAGCGGGTGCACACCAGTCTACCCGACCAGGTGTTCGCTTATTCCAGAGCGAAAAACAACAATACGGTACTTACAGTCCTGAACTTCTCGCCCGAGCAACAAACCGTCCAACTCAAAAACGGCCCGCGCGGTGACTTCAAAGAAATATTTACCGAAAGAACCGAAGAGCTTAAGCATGACAACCCGATCGTTATAGGTCCGTGGGGATACAAGGTATTTGTAAGAAACGAATAA
- a CDS encoding bifunctional precorrin-2 dehydrogenase/sirohydrochlorin ferrochelatase — MAEQHTDRNKLFPVFLKLDELKVLILGGGAVGLEKLSALLKNDPEANVRLVGLTVQDEIKTLGERHPNVEVLVKKFGLEDFDDVDLVILATDDRELHVRVKKMAKAYNLLVNVADTPDLCDFYLGSTVSKGPLKIGISTNGLSPTFSKRFRELLEEVLPDETPRLIRSLNKVRERLRGDFAFKVKKLNELTRGLVE; from the coding sequence ATGGCTGAGCAACATACTGATCGCAATAAACTCTTTCCTGTTTTCCTGAAATTGGACGAACTCAAAGTCCTGATACTTGGAGGCGGGGCCGTGGGGCTTGAGAAGCTCAGCGCCTTATTGAAAAACGATCCTGAAGCGAACGTTCGCTTAGTGGGGCTTACGGTTCAGGACGAAATAAAAACCTTGGGCGAGCGACACCCGAATGTGGAAGTGTTGGTGAAAAAGTTCGGTCTGGAAGATTTTGACGATGTGGACTTGGTAATCTTGGCTACTGACGACCGTGAACTGCACGTACGGGTTAAGAAAATGGCCAAAGCCTACAATCTGTTGGTCAACGTGGCCGACACTCCCGATCTCTGCGATTTCTACCTTGGCTCCACGGTAAGCAAAGGCCCGCTGAAGATAGGAATCTCCACAAACGGCCTTTCGCCGACATTCTCGAAGCGATTCCGCGAACTGCTCGAAGAAGTGCTCCCTGACGAGACACCTAGGCTGATCCGTAGTTTGAACAAAGTACGCGAACGCCTCCGTGGCGATTTCGCTTTCAAAGTGAAGAAGCTGAACGAGTTGACCAGAGGATTGGTGGAGTAA